Proteins co-encoded in one Microbacterium hydrocarbonoxydans genomic window:
- a CDS encoding helix-turn-helix domain-containing protein, with amino-acid sequence MADIDEERHVCDAAVTLAFSVLGKRWNGMIVSSLGGGPSTFVSLRRGVSGISDTVLSDRLAELAEAGLVARTVDAGPPVTVSYSLTDSGRGLLPILDQLGTWASENLEIRTR; translated from the coding sequence ATGGCCGACATCGACGAAGAGCGTCACGTATGCGACGCCGCCGTCACACTGGCCTTCAGCGTGCTCGGAAAACGCTGGAACGGCATGATCGTCTCGTCGCTCGGCGGCGGCCCTTCGACCTTCGTCTCGCTGCGGCGCGGGGTCTCGGGCATCAGTGACACCGTGCTCTCGGATCGCCTGGCCGAGCTCGCCGAGGCAGGGCTCGTCGCCCGCACAGTCGACGCCGGTCCACCGGTGACCGTCTCGTACTCGCTGACCGACAGCGGTCGGGGGCTGTTGCCGATCCTCGATCAGCTGGGCACCTGGGCGTCGGAGAACCTCGAGATCCGCACGCGCTGA